The DNA segment GAACGAGTTGATGGTCGGTGCTACTGAAAAAGGAGAAGCCGATATCAAGCGGCGTGAAACCAGACGCCACGGTTCAAGTGACTCGTCCGCTGCCAAGCCAGAGGGAGAGGCGACCGAAGAAGAATCTTCGGGGCGTCCGACCACGCGTGATGGACTCACCTTTGCCGAGGACGTTCAGTATGGTTACGCGGTGGTAAACGGCTCGTTGGTGGTTCGCACCGGCAGTGTCGTCCATTGCCTGAAAATGCCTGCCGCTGCCGCTACCTCATCGGCCCCAGCAGGAGAGTAACCATGACGCGACCACAAAATCAAAGCTCGCCTTGCCGGGGCAGTGGTTGGCTGTCGTTGGTCGTCGTCTGCTTGGTCGTTCGAGGGAGCTTTGCGGCTCCCTTGGACTACGAAGAGGCGCCGATCCATTACTCGCAAGCGACGCCCGAGACCGCCATTTCTCGCTTGCAAACCGAACTCGAATCAGGCCAACGTCAATTGATTTCGTCCGGCGACCAAGGCTATCTGCGTGCCGTCTTGCAGGAACTAGAAGTCCCTGAAAGTTCGCAGATGCTGACGTTTTTAAAAAGCAGTATGCAGCGTCCTTTGATCGAGCCACAAAACCCGCGGGCTCTTTATTTCGGCGACGATGCTTATGTTGGATATGTTCCAGGGGGCATCCTCGAGCTGATTGTGCCGGACCCGCGTTTGGGGCTTGTCTTCTATACCATGGAAGCACACAACGGCCAGCCGATGATTCAACACCAGGTCGCGCGCTGCATGACTTGCCATGCTTCGTCGCGTACTAAACGAATTCCCGGGCTCCAAGCTCGCTCGATGTTTACCGATCCGACCGGGCAACCGGTCATTTCCGCTGGCAGCTTTCGGACCGACCATTCTTCACCGCTAGAAAAGCGCTGGGGGGGCTGGTTTGTTAGTGGGACTCACGGCGAGACAGCGCACCTGGGCAACATGCAATTGCCCGATAGCAAACGTCCCAAGCAGCCGGTTGTTAATACGCACGGTCTCAACGTGACCGACCTGTCAAGTTTGACCGATGTCAGCAAGCACCTAACGCCCCATAGCGATATTGTGGCCTTGCTGGTCTTCGAGCATCAGATCGATGCCCATAACTGGATGGTGCGGGTGAACTACGCTTACCAATTAGGCCAGCACCAGCCAGAAAGCGAATCTTCGCCGCCTAACTGGCAAGCAGAAGCAGATGCGTTGGTGAAACACTTGTTGTTCATCGATGAGAATCCCTTGAAGCAGCCCGTGCAAGGGACCAGTGACTTCGCTTCCGAGTTCGCTCGGCGTGGTCCCTTCGATTCGCAAGGGCGCAGTTTGCGAGAGTTCGATCTCTCGACACGTATCTTCAAATACCCGTGCAGCTACACCATTCATTGTCAGCTTTTTCAGGCTTTACCGGCAGAGGCTCGGCAGTATGTCTTGGGACAAATGCAAACGGCGTTGCAAACTCCGGCAGACTCGCCTTGGAGCGAAAGCCTTTCCCGTTATACCGAGGCCGAACGAACGGCGGCCTTAGCTATGCTGGCCGAGCTAACTCAACCTTAACTCGGCTCTTGAAACTTCCTCAGAATCTTAACTCTAAACAGGATTACCCGATGAAATCACTCATATCGCTCGCCTTGATTTTCACTGCGTTGGCCTCGGTAGCTACGGCACACGATACGTGGGTCGAAACCAACACCAACATCGTCCGCACCGGCGATGCCATCTACACCGACCTGAAGCTCGGCAACCATGGCAATCATCATCGCGATTTCAAACTAGCGAGTAAGATCGGCATGGAAGGTTTGACCTGGACGGTTATCTCTCCCTCTGGCGAAAAGTTCGATGCCCAAAGCGTGGCCGTCGATACCGGCTATGCTCCGAAAGAAGGCTTTTGGAACGCCAAGTACGTGGCCGATAAGCCGGGGCTTTACACCGTGAGTCACACGCTCGACAAGATCGTGAACCACGGCACCGCCATCCGCGCACGCAAGAGCGGCAAAACGTTTTTCATCGTCAGCGATAGCCTTGATCAGGTACCGAGCGACTTGACCGGTTTCGACCAACCACTGGGACATGCGCTGGAACTGGTTCCCATCGAGAACCCAGTCGCCCCGCTAGGGCCAGGCAAGCCGATTACGGTGAAGCTGCTGCTGCATGGTAAGCCGCTGGCCGATACCGTCGTCTCGTTCATTCCGCGACGCGAAACACTGGCAGAGGATTTTGACGAAACGTACGAGCGGAAAACCAACCAGCAAGGCGAAGCCAGCTTCACGCCCAAGAGTGGCGATCAATACCTGGTGGTGGCTCACCTGACCGACGAAGATGCCAAAGGTGAAGACTTCGAGAAAACGGCCTACACCGCCACGCTTACGGTGATTGTGCCTGAGCGTTGCCCCTGCTGCGGCGAGTAACCTGCGAGGCGTCCCTCTCTCCCCTTCCCGAGAGAGGGACGTGCTTCGCCGCTTGCTATTGGGCATTGCGGCAGTGCCTTGCCAGCAGTGATACCACGCCAGAAAATTGCTGGAATTCCTCCCCACGAAAAGCCGATCGCTTTACAGTCTGTGGTGACTCTGTCACGATGAACGTTCGACCGCAACTTCCCTGCGGTCTTATTTGGTTTCTTGAAACAGCAAAAGGAATGCCCCTGATGGCCAAGTCCTACACCAAGCATCAACAAAATATCATCAAGCGGTATTACGACAATAAGGACGCCATCGCGACACAGAAGCTGCAGGAAAACATCACCGAGCTTTACCTGGCCGAAGGGAAGAAGCGAGCCACCGTCTGGAAACGCATTATCGGTCACTTAGAAAAGCTGGAAGTCCCTCAGCAGCAAATCGACCACCTGGTCAAATCAGACGACGCCACCCTGGTTGCGAAGTACCTGGAACGTTTGATGGCCAAAGAGGCGTAAGCGAAAAGACGCATCATGGCCAACTCTTGGAGCTTTTTCTCGGCGGGTCAGTTTACGTTCGGTTGCGGTTCGCGACACGAACTAGGCAAGCACGCCGTGCGGCGCGGCTATCGTAAGGTGTTGATCGTCACCGATTCAACCCTTTCCGGTTTGGGCATGATCCAGCCGCTGCACGACGACCTGAGCGAGCATGGCGTGCAAGTCGAAGTCTTCGACGGCAGCGAGGCTGAGCCTGATTTGTCGATCGCCCAGAATGCCGCCTTCGTGGCGACGACCTTTCAACCGGATGCCATTTTAGGCCTCGGCGGTGGCAGCAATATCGACCTGGCCAAGGTCACCTCGGTGCTGGCCACACACGGTGGCGAACCTCAGGACTACTTCGGTTGGGACAACGTACCAGGCCCGATCACACCAGTAATCGCCCTACCCACGACTGCCGGAACCGGCAGCGAGGTCTCGCAATCGGCCGTCCTGACCGATCGCGCGGCAAACATGAAAGTCAGTATTCTTAGCCAGTTCATGCGACCGGCGCTGGCAATTGTCGACCCAGAACTGACCTTCAGTTGCCCCAAGCAGATCACCGCCGATAGCGGGATCGATGCGTTGACCCATGCGGTCGAAGCGTATCTTTCCAAAGATGCCAAAGAGATTGCCGCCCAACCCGGCGAAGCAATTCCATACAGCGGCTGCACGCCGATTGGCGAATTGATGGCCGAGGAAGCCATTGCCTTGGTCGGGCGGTATCTGCCTGCCGCCGTTCACGAGCCCCACAACCAAGTCGCCCGCGAAAAGATGGCCCTGGCAGCGTCACTCGCCGGGCTGGCGTTTTCCAACTGCGGCGTCGCGGTCGTGCATGCGTTGGAATACCCCATTGGTGGCCGCGTGCATTGCAGCCACGGAGCCGGCAACGGGCTGCTGCTGCCGTACGTTATGCGGTACAACTTGCCTCAGCGAGAAGAAAAGCTGGCCCGCATTGCTCAGCTGTTAAACCCGATTGGCGATCACGGTAGCGATATGGAAGCCGCCTTGGTGGCAATTCGCGAAGTCGAACAACTGAAAAGCTTGATCGGCATTCCTGAGAAGTTGAGCACGCTGGGCGTAACCGAAGCGATGCTGCCGGAGTTCGCCGACAAATCGTTCGCGATTTCCCGGTTAATGAACATCAATCCCCGCACCCCCACGCGTGACGATCTGCTACAAATTCTGCGAGACGCTCTGTGACCTGCCGGTTGTTACCGAAGGGGGATTGGCATAGAACGTAGGGTTCTCATACGAATACGAGTGTTTTGTCCGATCTGAATGGACCGGTGCGATGCTCTGTGTCTGCGTGAGGATACGAAGTGGAGAAGAGCATGCCGACGAAGACGACGGCATGGCACCGGTTACCCCACGCCAATTTTCACCGCTTATCCTAGCTTTCTCTCGCTGAGAGTGGGCGATTTCGAGACGCTTATGTTCCGCTACGCTATCTGCAACGAGACCTATCAAGATTGGCCGTTCAAGAATGCTTTGTCCCACGCCAAAGAAGCTGGGTACAGCGCAATCGAGATCGCTCCATTCACTCTCGCCCAAACGGCTTACGACGTATCGCCCAAGACGCGCGCGAGAATACGCGAAGAAATCGCCGATACCGAGATCGACGTGGTAGGGCTGCATTGGCTGCTGGCCAAGACCGAAGGCTTTTATCTTACCACCCCAGACAACGACGTTCGGAAAAAGACAAGCGACTATTTCTGCGAGCTGGCCCGCCTTTGCCGCGACTTAGGTGGCAGCATCATGGTTCTCGGCAGCCCCCAGCAGCGGAACTTGTTGCCCGGCGTCAGCGAATCGGAAGCAATGCGATTGGCGGCCGACTGTATCCGCCGCGCGATGCCCACCCTAGAGCAATGCGAAGTGACGCTGGCCCTGGAACCCCTCGGCCCCGCCGAAGGGGACTTTTTGAATACGGCCGAGAAGGGGATGGAATTGATGGACCTGATCGATTCGCCGAACTGCAAAATCCATCTCGACGTAAAAGCGATGTCCGCGGAAGAAAAACCGATTCCGCAAATCATTCGCGAAACGGCTCCGCACATCGCCCACTTCCACGCCAACGATCCCAACAAACGTGGGCCAGGCATGGGCGACGTCGATTTTGCCCCGATTTTCCAAACCCTGAAGGAAGTCGGCTACAATGGTTGGGTCTCGGTCGAAGTCTTCGACTACGAGCCCGGCATCGAATCGCTGGTCAAAGACAGCATCGCATACATGCACAAGTGCGAATCGGTGTTGCCTTCGTAGGCGATAGCCAGCCCGCTAGCGATGGTGTCCTGTGTGGATGGGTGCCATGCTCTCGTCTTCGTGAGCATGCGAAGCAGAGCAACGCATGCCCACGAAAATGAAAAGCGGGCACCTGAGTTGTTATTTCCCTAGTTTTGTTCGCAGCCATTTACGATGCAGCAGTATCTCAACTTGATGCGGCGGATTCTTGATGAATGCGCCGAGAAACACGATCGCACCGGCACCGGCACGCTCAGCGTGTTCGGCCATCAAATGCGGTTCGACCTCGCCCAAGGTTTCCCCGCCGTTACCACTAAAAAGCTGCACCTGAGATCGATCATTCACGAACTGTTATGGTTCCTGCAAGGCGATACGAACATTCGTTATCTGCGCGAGAACAAGGTTTCGATCTGGGACGAATGGGCCGACGAAGAAGGCAACCTCGGCCCCGTTTATGGCAAACAGTGGCGCAGCTGGCAAACCCCCAGTGGCCAGTCGGTCGACCAAATAACGCAGTTGGTCGAGCAGATTAAAACCAATCCCGACTCGCGACGGCTCATTGTCTCGGCCTGGAATGTGGCGGACGTTCCCCACATGGCGTTGCCGCCGTGCCACTTGCTGTTTCAATTTTACGTGGCCAACGGAAAGCTCTCGTGCCAGCTGTATCAGCGTAGCGCCGATGTGTTCTTGGGCGTGCCGTTTAACATCGCTTCGTACGCGTTGTTGACGATGATGATCGCCCAGGTCACCGATCTTCAGCTTGGTGACTTTGTTCACACGTTTGGAGATGCCCATCTTTATCTGAATCACCTGGAACAGACCAAGCTGCAACTCTCGCGCGAGCCTCGTCCGTTGCCGACGATGAAGATCAATCCCGAGGTGAAGGACTTGTTCGCGTTTCGGTTCGAAGACTTCGAATTGCAAAACTACGACCCGCATCCCCATATTTCCGCCCCGGTGGCCGTATGAGAATCTCGCTGATTGTCGCGGCCAGCCAAGACTGGGTGATCGGTCGCGAGGGGGACATGCCGTGGCGTTTGTCGCATGATTTGAAACGCTTCAAAAGCCTGACCATGGGGCATCCGATGATCATGGGTCGCAAGACGTACGAATCGATCGGACGCTTGCTGCCAGGCCGCACAACGATTATCGTCACCCGCGATCCCAACTATGCGGTAGAAGGAGCCGTGATCGCCCACAACGTGGCCGATGCCATCGCGGCCTGTCACGCAGCAGACGAAGCGTTTGTGGTTGGCGGAGCGGAAATCTATCAGGCCCTGCTCCCCAAGGTGACACGACTCTATCTCACCAAAGTACAGGCCCTGATTCCCGACGGCGACACGCATTTCCCTGTGCTGAACTTCGCCGAGTGGGAACTCGAATCTTCGGAAGAGATTCCGGCCGACGAGAAGAACCAGTACGCGACCAGTTTCGAAGTGTGGGATCGCCTGCCGACTGCTGGTTGATTTATGCGAAGGTGTAAATGACACCTTTTTCAAGTCTGATTTCAGCTCCGATCTTGAAAACGCTTTTACTCTGCCAGGAAGGTGGACTGCTTCAAGCGTTTTCCCTTGGCTGTGCTGGGGGCGCTGGTCAGGGGGTTTTCGGAACCGACCAGCGCGTCGCCAACCTCGACTTTATCAAGACGTTTGCGAACCTGATTGGCGTAATCTTCCGAGAGTTCGTAGCCCACGAACTCGCGGCCCAGCTTTTTCGCCGTGATCAAGGTCGAGCCACTGCCGGCAAAGGGATCCATCACCACTTCCCCTTCGTTCGAGCAAGTCTTGATGATGCGTCCTAACAGTTGCTCAGGCATTTGGCAGCCATGGAACCCGGCCCGCTCTTTGAAGGTTCCGGCCACGCGGGGGAAGTACCACGTATCTTCCTCGCTGCTGAAGCTTTCTGGGACGTCCTGGGGCCGCAAGATCCAGGTATCGTCAGGAACGCGTCCTTTCGGGTTGGCTCGTTTGTCGCCGTAAACCAACATGCGGGCACTGGGAACGCGGATTTCCTGGTCGTTGAACGTGAACTTCTTGGCGTTCTTGGTGAAATAAAAGATATGGGCGTGGCTGCGGGTGAACTTGCTTTTGCAGTGAACGCCAAAGGTGTAATACCACACCACCCAATTGCGACAATGAAAACCCAGCGTGCGTGTGGCCAGAACCTTGAGCTCTGCTGCGAACTCGTCTCCAATGGCCAACCAAAACGCGCCGTTAGGCTTCAGCACGCGGTGGACCTCTTTCATCCACGCTTCGCTCCAGTCGAGATACTCGTCAACGGTCCGCCGATCGTCGTAAACATCGTACTTATACCCGATGTTAAAAGGAGGATCCGCGAAAGCCAAGTCGATCGAGCCTTCTGGTAATTGTTGCATCTGGGCAATGCAATCGCCGGTCGTAAGTCCAGAAGTGGGGATCTCCATCGGCTTAGTCATACCTGCTTTCCTCCGGCGGTGACAGTTCGCGAAACGAAGCACATTTTACCCCTGTCGGCCCCCTTTCGGCAGCCATCAAAACGCGCAACCCAGCAGAAACACGCTTGAACTTCTGAGAAACCTACCAAGCTTTTGAAATCAGGGAGTTGACCGACCCATTTCGGTAGAGGATGTTAGAAAAAACGCTCCATTTCTCGCGTTGTACTTTTATCTAGAAAAGTCCTCTCATGAATGATGCTCCTACTGACCTGGTTCACCACAACGTAATTGACGAAGTTTTAGTGCTCACACCTCAGGTCGAGCAAATGCGGGAGACCGATGACTGCTATGCGATTCGTGACGGCATGGCCCATTACGCACAAAGCGTCCCTCACCGCTGCTTGGTGATCGACATGAACAAGGTGAACTTCGTCAGCAGTACCGGTATTCTGGCCTTTCTCAATCTTCGCCGCTGCGTGCCCAACCCGGACGAGCGGATCATGTTTTGCAATCTTTCGGAAGATTTAGAGGGCATGTTTCGGATCTGCAAAATGATCTCGGACGACCCAAGCAGCCCGTCACCTTTCCGGCATGCCGATAGCCTTGAGTCGGCCATATCCAGTGCCTAATCTTGCGCTAGCGGCGGTTATTGGTTGCGCCTACCTAAGGTAAGAGAGTTGCGGGAAAGCGTTTTCATTTGTAGCTTTATAGGGAGATCGCTCTATTCTTTCAGGCCCGCTAGAGGTCGTCGTTTCCCGTGAGGACGGCCTTACTCGCCTACGTTTATTTAAGTAAGGCCTCTCACCCTCATGCCCGACCTCCTGCTTGAAGCCATTAACCCTGTGTTGCCCTCGCGCGACGTGAAGAAGTCGATCCAGTTTTATGTCGAAAAGCTGGGCTTCAGCGTATCGTTCCAAGATGCCGACGACCCACGCTATGCCGCAGTGGGGCGCGATCGGATTGAGATTCATCTCCGCTGGCACGATTCGTCCAGTTGGGATCGTGTCGAGCGTCCGAACATTCGTATTGCCGTGTGCGATGTCGAACACTTGTACAGCGTTTTTCAACCGCTGGGCATTTTCGCCTCCGACACCACCCTGCGCGACACGGCGTTCGGAACGCGTGAGTTTGGCTTCTTCGATCCCGATGGCAACTTGCTGACGTTTTATTCCGACCTAGGGGAGTAACAAGAAGCCACCGGTGTCTTCCCTGGTTCTTCCATCCGGAGAGGTCCACTTCAGCCTACGATGACCCATCCTCCGGTACCGTCGATTTCGTGGACAAAACGCTTGCTCTACTTGGGCTGCGCGGGGTTCTTCTTTGGTTTGGCGATTCTCGGGATGATCTTACCGATCGTCCCGGCAACGCCCTTCTTGCTGGTGACCAGCTATTTTCTGGTCCGGTCGTTCCCCAAGCTGAACGACCGGCTGCTCGATTTGCCCTACTTCGGTCCCATTTTGTACGACTGGGAAGTACGGAAGGGGATCAAGACGAGCGTCAAAATTCAGGCCATCGCCACGGTTGTTTTAGGTTGGGGAATTTCGATTTGGCTATTCCCCATTCCGGTCTGGGC comes from the Bremerella cremea genome and includes:
- a CDS encoding STAS domain-containing protein, translated to MNDAPTDLVHHNVIDEVLVLTPQVEQMRETDDCYAIRDGMAHYAQSVPHRCLVIDMNKVNFVSSTGILAFLNLRRCVPNPDERIMFCNLSEDLEGMFRICKMISDDPSSPSPFRHADSLESAISSA
- a CDS encoding dihydrofolate reductase, which gives rise to MRISLIVAASQDWVIGREGDMPWRLSHDLKRFKSLTMGHPMIMGRKTYESIGRLLPGRTTIIVTRDPNYAVEGAVIAHNVADAIAACHAADEAFVVGGAEIYQALLPKVTRLYLTKVQALIPDGDTHFPVLNFAEWELESSEEIPADEKNQYATSFEVWDRLPTAG
- a CDS encoding iron-containing alcohol dehydrogenase — encoded protein: MANSWSFFSAGQFTFGCGSRHELGKHAVRRGYRKVLIVTDSTLSGLGMIQPLHDDLSEHGVQVEVFDGSEAEPDLSIAQNAAFVATTFQPDAILGLGGGSNIDLAKVTSVLATHGGEPQDYFGWDNVPGPITPVIALPTTAGTGSEVSQSAVLTDRAANMKVSILSQFMRPALAIVDPELTFSCPKQITADSGIDALTHAVEAYLSKDAKEIAAQPGEAIPYSGCTPIGELMAEEAIALVGRYLPAAVHEPHNQVAREKMALAASLAGLAFSNCGVAVVHALEYPIGGRVHCSHGAGNGLLLPYVMRYNLPQREEKLARIAQLLNPIGDHGSDMEAALVAIREVEQLKSLIGIPEKLSTLGVTEAMLPEFADKSFAISRLMNINPRTPTRDDLLQILRDAL
- a CDS encoding thymidylate synthase codes for the protein MQQYLNLMRRILDECAEKHDRTGTGTLSVFGHQMRFDLAQGFPAVTTKKLHLRSIIHELLWFLQGDTNIRYLRENKVSIWDEWADEEGNLGPVYGKQWRSWQTPSGQSVDQITQLVEQIKTNPDSRRLIVSAWNVADVPHMALPPCHLLFQFYVANGKLSCQLYQRSADVFLGVPFNIASYALLTMMIAQVTDLQLGDFVHTFGDAHLYLNHLEQTKLQLSREPRPLPTMKINPEVKDLFAFRFEDFELQNYDPHPHISAPVAV
- a CDS encoding VOC family protein gives rise to the protein MPDLLLEAINPVLPSRDVKKSIQFYVEKLGFSVSFQDADDPRYAAVGRDRIEIHLRWHDSSSWDRVERPNIRIAVCDVEHLYSVFQPLGIFASDTTLRDTAFGTREFGFFDPDGNLLTFYSDLGE
- a CDS encoding DNA-methyltransferase, whose amino-acid sequence is MTKPMEIPTSGLTTGDCIAQMQQLPEGSIDLAFADPPFNIGYKYDVYDDRRTVDEYLDWSEAWMKEVHRVLKPNGAFWLAIGDEFAAELKVLATRTLGFHCRNWVVWYYTFGVHCKSKFTRSHAHIFYFTKNAKKFTFNDQEIRVPSARMLVYGDKRANPKGRVPDDTWILRPQDVPESFSSEEDTWYFPRVAGTFKERAGFHGCQMPEQLLGRIIKTCSNEGEVVMDPFAGSGSTLITAKKLGREFVGYELSEDYANQVRKRLDKVEVGDALVGSENPLTSAPSTAKGKRLKQSTFLAE
- a CDS encoding DUF4198 domain-containing protein — translated: MKSLISLALIFTALASVATAHDTWVETNTNIVRTGDAIYTDLKLGNHGNHHRDFKLASKIGMEGLTWTVISPSGEKFDAQSVAVDTGYAPKEGFWNAKYVADKPGLYTVSHTLDKIVNHGTAIRARKSGKTFFIVSDSLDQVPSDLTGFDQPLGHALELVPIENPVAPLGPGKPITVKLLLHGKPLADTVVSFIPRRETLAEDFDETYERKTNQQGEASFTPKSGDQYLVVAHLTDEDAKGEDFEKTAYTATLTVIVPERCPCCGE
- a CDS encoding YbaN family protein; its protein translation is MTHPPVPSISWTKRLLYLGCAGFFFGLAILGMILPIVPATPFLLVTSYFLVRSFPKLNDRLLDLPYFGPILYDWEVRKGIKTSVKIQAIATVVLGWGISIWLFPIPVWALVLMAVLVVIGIAVIYRVPEPRDLAEAPAESALDKPQPKSPDSEPTYASPQEVDSLPRDSQT
- a CDS encoding sugar phosphate isomerase/epimerase family protein; this encodes MFRYAICNETYQDWPFKNALSHAKEAGYSAIEIAPFTLAQTAYDVSPKTRARIREEIADTEIDVVGLHWLLAKTEGFYLTTPDNDVRKKTSDYFCELARLCRDLGGSIMVLGSPQQRNLLPGVSESEAMRLAADCIRRAMPTLEQCEVTLALEPLGPAEGDFLNTAEKGMELMDLIDSPNCKIHLDVKAMSAEEKPIPQIIRETAPHIAHFHANDPNKRGPGMGDVDFAPIFQTLKEVGYNGWVSVEVFDYEPGIESLVKDSIAYMHKCESVLPS